A genomic stretch from Oceaniferula marina includes:
- a CDS encoding malectin domain-containing carbohydrate-binding protein: MNKVIIIAGVLTCKLGAVDYHVSKDGADGNPGTKAAPFKTISKAAVVARAGDSVTVHAGIYRERVDPMRGGSSDDKRIVYQAAVGEEVVITGSEVIKDWKEVRDGVWRVRLPNDFFGSFNPFADVIGGEWFIQKGHLRHAGMVYLNGVWMDEAASLGQVFESGRGKSVAGAIALGGQTSAYPGKVVAKTQEQELYRTCRYGMKGYQIKVPHGNYSVTLKFNEPYYKKAGQRVFDVKLEGDKVLSNLDIFARAGGFAAYEQSFDGVKVADGVLDLEFVDRVSMACISGIEISGKDFSKKLNCGGPAWKDYQKDAGGRKPAARPKWRASVGAETTTIWVQFNDVNPNEERVEINVRQSVFYPSEPGRNYITVRGFVMRHAATPWAGAMSEQVGLLGTHWSKGWIIEDNQISHSMNTGITLGRYDLASFDMDMPEATAPGFVESCELALKHGWSKENIGSHLVRNNHISHCEKNGIHGSLGGVFSVIEGNTICDIAARSWLNGHDIAGLKLLASNDCLIRNNHIYRCSGAGGIWLDWMAQGTRVSGNFLHDNSRDIYMEVNHGPYLLDNNLFLSKSSLTDWSQGGAYAHNVFGGLIRVKKEKRETPYFVPHELEQMRLSNIQHKDARFHNNLFFGFKGLSVFNGMSENLQSVGNVYLGGATPSSVDQGQIVETQWKSGVSITEEKGGEWWLELPVQPEWIRSKKRALITSEVLGKAKIPNAAYVQADGTPYALDTDYLGMKRKTENPAPGSFRFGSGKTLRVKVWPKE, from the coding sequence ATGAATAAAGTAATAATCATTGCGGGGGTGTTGACCTGCAAGTTGGGAGCAGTGGATTATCATGTTTCCAAGGACGGAGCGGATGGGAATCCGGGAACGAAGGCTGCGCCCTTTAAGACAATTTCCAAGGCGGCAGTCGTGGCCCGGGCTGGGGATAGTGTGACGGTCCACGCCGGGATTTACCGTGAGCGGGTCGACCCTATGCGGGGTGGGTCTTCGGATGATAAGCGGATTGTCTATCAAGCAGCGGTTGGTGAGGAGGTTGTGATCACGGGTTCAGAGGTGATCAAGGATTGGAAGGAAGTTCGGGATGGTGTTTGGCGAGTCAGATTGCCCAATGATTTTTTTGGATCTTTCAATCCCTTTGCTGATGTAATCGGGGGAGAGTGGTTTATTCAAAAGGGGCACCTTCGGCATGCCGGGATGGTTTATCTCAACGGGGTTTGGATGGATGAGGCGGCAAGCCTTGGGCAGGTGTTCGAGTCTGGACGGGGCAAGAGTGTGGCAGGGGCCATTGCACTGGGAGGGCAGACATCGGCTTATCCCGGAAAGGTAGTTGCCAAGACGCAGGAACAGGAGCTTTACCGGACATGTCGGTATGGAATGAAGGGGTACCAAATCAAGGTGCCTCACGGGAACTACAGCGTGACGCTGAAATTCAATGAACCTTATTATAAGAAGGCGGGACAGCGGGTGTTCGATGTAAAACTGGAGGGGGACAAGGTTCTTTCTAACTTGGATATTTTTGCCCGGGCAGGAGGCTTTGCTGCTTATGAGCAGAGCTTTGATGGGGTGAAGGTAGCTGACGGGGTGCTTGATCTTGAGTTTGTGGACCGTGTGTCCATGGCGTGTATTTCCGGGATAGAGATCAGTGGGAAGGATTTCAGTAAGAAGCTTAACTGCGGAGGCCCGGCATGGAAGGACTACCAGAAAGACGCCGGTGGGCGTAAACCGGCGGCGCGTCCCAAATGGCGGGCCAGTGTGGGTGCTGAGACAACGACGATCTGGGTGCAATTCAATGATGTGAACCCCAACGAGGAAAGGGTCGAAATCAATGTCCGCCAGAGTGTGTTCTACCCTAGCGAGCCTGGTCGCAATTACATCACGGTGCGTGGTTTTGTGATGCGGCATGCTGCGACTCCCTGGGCTGGCGCCATGTCCGAACAAGTTGGTTTGTTAGGGACTCATTGGAGTAAGGGATGGATCATTGAGGACAATCAGATCAGTCACTCAATGAATACAGGGATTACCCTAGGGCGTTATGACTTGGCGAGCTTTGATATGGATATGCCTGAGGCAACTGCACCGGGCTTTGTTGAGTCATGTGAATTAGCGCTGAAGCATGGCTGGTCGAAAGAGAACATCGGCAGTCATCTGGTGCGCAATAATCATATTTCACATTGTGAAAAAAATGGCATCCACGGCAGTTTGGGCGGTGTGTTCAGTGTGATCGAGGGGAATACGATTTGTGACATTGCCGCGCGCAGCTGGCTGAATGGCCACGATATTGCAGGGCTCAAATTATTGGCATCCAATGACTGCTTGATCCGCAACAATCATATTTACCGGTGTTCTGGTGCGGGTGGCATTTGGTTGGACTGGATGGCGCAGGGGACGCGGGTGAGCGGAAATTTTCTGCACGACAATAGCCGGGACATTTACATGGAAGTAAATCACGGCCCCTATCTTTTGGACAACAATCTCTTTTTATCCAAGAGCTCGCTGACTGATTGGTCTCAAGGGGGAGCCTATGCCCACAATGTATTTGGTGGCTTAATCCGGGTGAAGAAGGAAAAAAGGGAAACTCCCTACTTTGTGCCTCATGAGCTAGAGCAAATGCGCTTATCGAATATTCAGCATAAGGATGCTCGCTTTCACAATAACCTTTTCTTCGGATTCAAAGGCCTTTCCGTGTTCAACGGAATGAGTGAGAACCTGCAATCGGTGGGCAATGTTTATTTGGGGGGAGCGACACCGAGCAGCGTGGATCAAGGGCAGATTGTAGAAACTCAATGGAAGTCTGGAGTATCCATCACGGAAGAGAAAGGAGGCGAATGGTGGCTGGAACTTCCTGTTCAACCGGAGTGGATCCGTTCAAAAAAACGGGCGCTGATTACATCGGAAGTTCTAGGAAAGGCTAAGATTCCCAATGCCGCTTATGTGCAGGCTGACGGCACACCTTACGCGCTCGATACAGATTATTTGGGAATGAAACGTAAAACTGAAAATCCTGCCCCAGGCTCATTTCGTTTTGGTAGTGGTAAAACTCTTCGAGTCAAGGTTTGGCCGAAGGAGTAG
- a CDS encoding malectin domain-containing carbohydrate-binding protein — MMKKIKIGFLLVGLMVSTHGGVTASGEVDSMGGGRQGGAGKGAAVEAASLTICVGRNSASQMFAARELRRYVYLRTGRLLAISNQDSMTGPTISLSVDPSLGEQGYSLKSEGEQTSKSIRIRGGSDIAVLYGVYDFLERLGVRFYLHGDVIPDERVPLVLPDVDETRQPLFALRGLNPWGSHVEGFDLWGSDDWKQTVSQMTKMRMNFIGMHCYVREKTYSNIFYRPEPTVWVGLTEDVKANGEVEQSYMAHYFNALRHEWGYIPKPTSEYEHGFSQWFDRDDWGADVMKGLTPTPKSAADCNEVFNRTAAMFNEAFTEARRLGVKTCLGTEAPLYYPKELQTRLAAKGLDVNDPTTRQLVYEGIFERIQRAHPLDYYWIWTDESWTWKGNSAKDAQQVVDELQIAHRALKRVDPSKKLATAGWVLGPASDRTAWDKALPEDISFSAISRRVGHSQLDRSFSLIEGRDTWAIPWLEDDVAMACPQLWVGRTRKDAADALAYGCEGLMGLTWRTHGTSPQAKALAEAGWEQPWNPDPERRVTAESLKKKYGAIGGKRTVNSKAKISGTSVPAIYQSCRYGMEAYRLDVPNGTYTVTLQFCEPYFDKPKKRVFDVKILGHPVAQKLDLYEEVGKFRAFDLVQKQVRVEDEILYIEFSNHVTLACVSGIAIEGMTAAANQIPAAPFSLKVNCGGPAFNDYVADFQQGGAVKTPTHRDETGPCMDFYQDWSSHSFGGEVAEKAAAIFASIDGRLPQTTGWGPSAGGLKPIKQPREKMAASFNFVPRLEALREEIQGVGNRQRFDYWLNMFRYHRSQAMAGVTWHELNGVMKKVRAEKDGVKKRALAEKLALPVYRQLLQEVSGMVGHLMACAETKGDIGTLINWHGKNLPYMLERTKKPLQVLLGGDLPDAVLLPRHYSGPTRIIVPTVRTHRLAGEPLNIPVTIVGLSAPQSASMHWRALGQGAYESVALKHLNRGVYSATLPPMDQEDLEYYITVTDGRGQQLVWPATAPRISQTLVTMPADRKAAE, encoded by the coding sequence ATGATGAAGAAAATTAAGATTGGATTTTTGTTAGTTGGATTGATGGTTTCCACGCATGGGGGTGTAACAGCTTCGGGCGAAGTGGATTCCATGGGTGGAGGTCGTCAGGGAGGGGCGGGTAAGGGCGCGGCTGTGGAGGCTGCCTCTCTTACGATATGTGTCGGGCGGAATTCTGCGTCGCAAATGTTTGCGGCACGTGAGCTACGGCGTTATGTTTACTTGCGCACTGGTCGCTTATTGGCGATTTCCAACCAGGACTCAATGACAGGCCCGACGATTTCTCTTTCTGTTGATCCTTCATTGGGTGAGCAGGGGTACAGCTTGAAATCAGAAGGTGAGCAAACTTCGAAGAGTATACGTATTCGGGGAGGAAGTGATATTGCTGTTTTATATGGTGTTTATGATTTTCTTGAGCGATTAGGGGTGCGGTTTTATCTGCATGGGGATGTGATTCCTGATGAACGTGTCCCTTTGGTTCTTCCTGATGTTGATGAAACCAGGCAGCCCTTATTTGCCTTGAGGGGTTTGAACCCCTGGGGATCTCACGTCGAGGGTTTTGATCTGTGGGGGTCGGATGATTGGAAGCAAACAGTCTCCCAGATGACAAAAATGCGGATGAATTTTATCGGCATGCATTGCTACGTGCGTGAGAAGACCTACTCTAATATTTTCTATCGTCCTGAGCCGACGGTGTGGGTGGGTTTGACCGAAGATGTCAAAGCCAACGGCGAGGTGGAACAGTCATACATGGCGCACTATTTCAACGCGTTGCGCCATGAGTGGGGATATATTCCCAAACCCACCAGTGAATATGAGCATGGTTTTTCGCAGTGGTTTGACCGTGATGACTGGGGGGCTGACGTCATGAAGGGGCTTACGCCCACCCCCAAATCTGCCGCGGATTGCAATGAGGTATTTAACCGTACGGCGGCTATGTTCAATGAGGCGTTTACGGAAGCCCGTCGCCTCGGTGTGAAAACGTGCCTCGGGACCGAAGCTCCTCTTTATTATCCAAAAGAATTGCAAACACGCTTGGCGGCCAAAGGCTTGGATGTCAATGACCCCACGACCCGGCAACTCGTCTATGAGGGGATTTTTGAACGTATTCAACGGGCGCATCCATTGGATTATTATTGGATTTGGACTGACGAATCTTGGACATGGAAAGGGAATTCAGCCAAGGACGCCCAGCAGGTTGTGGATGAACTCCAGATCGCCCACCGGGCACTCAAACGCGTTGATCCATCGAAAAAATTGGCCACAGCCGGATGGGTGCTGGGGCCTGCCAGCGACCGGACGGCTTGGGATAAGGCACTACCTGAGGATATCTCGTTCAGCGCTATAAGCCGTCGCGTGGGACATTCGCAGCTAGACCGTTCTTTTTCGTTGATTGAGGGACGGGATACATGGGCAATCCCCTGGCTGGAAGATGATGTAGCGATGGCCTGTCCGCAGCTGTGGGTGGGGCGAACGCGCAAGGATGCCGCCGATGCCCTTGCCTACGGCTGTGAAGGGCTGATGGGCCTGACTTGGCGGACGCATGGCACCAGCCCCCAGGCCAAGGCTTTGGCCGAAGCCGGCTGGGAGCAACCATGGAACCCGGATCCCGAGCGACGCGTGACGGCAGAATCGCTCAAGAAGAAATATGGTGCGATCGGCGGAAAACGGACCGTCAATTCCAAAGCCAAAATTAGTGGGACCAGCGTCCCGGCAATCTATCAGTCATGTCGATACGGCATGGAAGCATACCGGCTGGATGTTCCTAACGGAACTTACACTGTCACGCTGCAGTTCTGCGAACCTTACTTCGACAAGCCAAAGAAGCGGGTTTTTGATGTCAAAATTCTAGGCCATCCTGTTGCTCAAAAACTTGATCTTTATGAAGAGGTCGGGAAGTTTAGGGCGTTTGATCTGGTCCAGAAACAGGTGCGTGTTGAAGATGAGATTTTATACATTGAATTCTCTAACCATGTCACATTGGCATGTGTATCTGGTATTGCCATTGAAGGAATGACGGCTGCGGCGAACCAAATACCTGCTGCCCCGTTTTCATTGAAAGTCAACTGCGGTGGGCCGGCTTTCAATGACTACGTAGCGGATTTTCAACAAGGAGGTGCCGTAAAAACACCCACGCATCGTGACGAAACCGGGCCGTGCATGGATTTCTATCAGGATTGGTCATCCCATAGTTTTGGTGGGGAGGTAGCGGAAAAAGCGGCTGCCATCTTTGCCTCCATTGATGGTCGCTTGCCGCAAACAACAGGATGGGGGCCAAGTGCGGGAGGGCTCAAGCCCATCAAGCAGCCACGGGAAAAAATGGCTGCTTCTTTTAACTTTGTTCCGCGCCTGGAAGCCTTGCGTGAGGAGATTCAAGGGGTGGGGAACCGCCAGCGCTTTGACTACTGGTTGAATATGTTCAGATACCACCGTAGCCAAGCGATGGCCGGGGTTACGTGGCATGAGTTGAACGGGGTCATGAAAAAGGTGCGTGCTGAGAAAGACGGGGTGAAAAAACGAGCATTGGCAGAAAAGCTGGCGTTGCCAGTATACCGCCAGTTATTACAGGAGGTGTCCGGGATGGTAGGGCATTTGATGGCCTGTGCGGAAACCAAGGGTGACATCGGAACGCTCATCAATTGGCATGGAAAGAACCTTCCTTATATGTTGGAGAGGACAAAAAAACCATTGCAGGTGCTGCTTGGAGGTGATCTGCCGGATGCCGTTTTGCTGCCGAGGCACTATTCCGGGCCTACGCGCATTATTGTTCCGACAGTTCGCACGCACCGTCTTGCCGGTGAGCCATTGAACATCCCTGTGACGATTGTGGGGCTGTCAGCCCCTCAGTCTGCCAGTATGCATTGGCGGGCGCTGGGGCAGGGGGCCTATGAGTCGGTGGCATTGAAACACCTTAATCGGGGTGTTTATTCAGCCACTCTACCACCGATGGATCAGGAAGACCTTGAATACTACATTACCGTTACGGATGGCCGGGGGCAACAGCTTGTATGGCCTGCGACGGCACCTCGGATCAGCCAGACCCTGGTGACGATGCCAGCCGATCGCAAAGCTGCAGAATAA
- a CDS encoding right-handed parallel beta-helix repeat-containing protein, whose amino-acid sequence MITHNVTGRETRLFRAWWFSVFLWAYLTVVSNAAPVFIVNSGFEDVVVTEGSVYPLAVGWSGEAKCAPHAEFPRAGVPGGGGRFGFTNPATTDAYQVLEATFAAHTKYVFKGFAVDSGRGSDIRFRLGYDDGGGFRELAGATYDLAGVQAWTALDGVSYTSEFAGPELGQAIIIRIQAVGTGGNGIWFDELSLDIIPALDSDKDGLPDSFELAHTEPTSATSMQPNQDLEYAGAGDGLTNLEEFLHGTDPNDPDTDDDGLMDGEELAGAGQRLPTDPLDPDCDGDGLLDGVETNTQVWLSATDTGTDPLMADTDGDGFLDAAEVGMGADPTDAMDPPAHMVVRVGMEGEEVDLRWGSEIGMLYDIRCSEDLAGDVSNWGLVGEEVAATPPFNEFSFTQSGERQFYVVKEYPRPAQEFHVAKTGNDGNAGSTNEPFLTISAAAAVAAPGDVITVHEGVYRERVNPPRGGLSEGIRITYQAAEGEDVEIKGSEIIRRDLNYAWQHVGGDTWKVEIPNAFFGTFNPYQDRIGGEWYTTPGWDRLTGAVYLDGHWLTEAQTKDIALQAQGSKAYWFAEVGGQETSIWAQFKGLDPNVAMVEINVRQTVFYPSEPGRNYITVRGFVMRHAATPWSGAMSEQIGLVGTHWSKGWVIEDNVISHSMNTGVTLGRYDVARFGLSMPAATAPGYVESIELALEHGWSKDNIGSHVVRNNHISHCEKNGIHGSLGGVFCTIEGNAIHDIAMQGWISGPDVAGLKLLGSQDTIIRDNHIYRCAGIGGVWLDWMAQGTWMTGNVLHSNSLDLFMEVDHGPFLIDHNLLLSSNTLRDWSEGGAYAHNLFAGRLVRSAQSRQTPYHVPHSTEVAGYTSIQGGDDRFLNNIFLGTGLSQYNGAVRPMTVSGNVYLGSASPSIHDERAVTDGTFSHGMKITEDQNGEWWLELALSPAWTAAHPRDLVNSELLGKAQVPDARFEMPDGSAYVLDKDFAGQVRDQANPRPGPFSTVSDQKLRIKVWPK is encoded by the coding sequence ATGATTACACATAATGTGACGGGGAGAGAGACACGGTTGTTTCGAGCGTGGTGGTTCAGCGTGTTTCTATGGGCGTATTTGACTGTGGTATCCAATGCTGCGCCTGTGTTTATCGTTAATTCAGGGTTTGAAGACGTGGTGGTTACCGAGGGATCTGTCTATCCTTTGGCCGTAGGGTGGAGTGGGGAGGCCAAATGTGCCCCGCACGCTGAGTTCCCCAGAGCAGGGGTTCCTGGTGGCGGCGGGCGCTTTGGGTTTACCAATCCGGCGACAACGGATGCATATCAGGTGCTCGAGGCGACTTTCGCTGCCCATACGAAATATGTTTTCAAGGGCTTTGCCGTGGATTCCGGCAGGGGATCGGATATCCGCTTTCGCCTGGGATATGATGATGGTGGTGGATTCCGCGAACTAGCGGGGGCAACCTATGATCTGGCAGGGGTTCAGGCTTGGACCGCGCTGGATGGTGTGAGTTATACGTCAGAGTTTGCTGGTCCGGAACTGGGGCAGGCAATCATTATCCGGATTCAGGCTGTGGGAACGGGTGGAAACGGGATTTGGTTTGATGAGCTATCTTTGGATATCATTCCGGCCTTGGATAGCGATAAGGATGGCTTGCCGGATTCGTTCGAGCTGGCACATACCGAGCCGACGTCGGCTACCTCGATGCAGCCGAACCAGGATCTGGAATATGCCGGAGCCGGGGATGGTTTGACTAATCTGGAGGAGTTTCTTCATGGAACGGATCCCAACGACCCAGATACCGACGATGACGGGCTGATGGACGGGGAGGAGCTGGCCGGGGCGGGTCAACGACTGCCAACGGATCCGCTGGATCCGGACTGTGACGGAGACGGGCTGCTCGACGGTGTTGAAACCAATACGCAGGTCTGGCTGAGTGCTACGGATACAGGAACTGATCCGCTGATGGCCGATACGGACGGGGATGGTTTTCTGGATGCGGCGGAGGTGGGGATGGGTGCTGATCCTACGGATGCGATGGATCCACCCGCGCACATGGTTGTCCGTGTGGGGATGGAAGGGGAAGAGGTGGACTTGCGCTGGGGAAGCGAAATCGGGATGCTTTACGACATCCGCTGTAGTGAGGATCTGGCGGGCGACGTTTCCAATTGGGGGCTGGTGGGTGAGGAGGTGGCAGCGACGCCTCCTTTCAATGAATTTAGTTTCACTCAATCTGGAGAGCGTCAGTTCTACGTGGTGAAGGAATACCCCAGACCGGCCCAGGAATTCCATGTTGCCAAGACGGGGAATGATGGGAACGCCGGCAGTACGAATGAACCGTTTTTGACGATTTCGGCTGCAGCCGCCGTTGCGGCACCAGGGGATGTGATTACGGTGCATGAGGGGGTATACCGGGAGCGGGTGAACCCACCGCGCGGGGGGCTGTCCGAGGGGATCAGGATTACTTATCAGGCTGCGGAGGGAGAGGATGTCGAGATTAAGGGGTCAGAAATCATCCGGCGGGATCTCAACTACGCTTGGCAGCACGTGGGTGGTGATACCTGGAAAGTGGAGATCCCCAATGCGTTTTTTGGCACGTTCAACCCTTATCAGGATCGGATCGGGGGGGAGTGGTATACGACGCCGGGATGGGATCGCCTCACGGGCGCGGTTTATCTGGATGGGCACTGGCTGACCGAAGCACAGACAAAGGATATAGCCTTGCAGGCGCAAGGGAGTAAAGCCTACTGGTTTGCCGAGGTGGGAGGGCAGGAGACGAGTATTTGGGCCCAGTTCAAAGGGCTCGACCCCAATGTGGCGATGGTGGAGATCAATGTCCGTCAGACTGTGTTCTACCCTAGTGAGCCGGGGCGTAATTATATCACGGTGCGCGGTTTTGTGATGCGGCATGCGGCGACTCCGTGGTCGGGGGCGATGTCTGAGCAGATCGGCCTGGTGGGCACGCACTGGTCCAAGGGCTGGGTGATCGAGGATAATGTGATCAGCCATTCCATGAACACAGGGGTCACGCTGGGGCGTTATGATGTGGCACGATTTGGGCTGAGCATGCCTGCTGCGACGGCACCGGGTTATGTTGAGTCGATCGAGTTGGCCTTGGAACACGGATGGTCGAAGGATAACATCGGTAGTCATGTGGTGCGCAACAACCATATTTCCCACTGTGAGAAGAATGGGATCCATGGGAGTCTGGGGGGTGTTTTCTGCACGATCGAGGGGAATGCGATTCACGACATTGCCATGCAGGGGTGGATTAGTGGGCCGGATGTCGCCGGGTTGAAGTTGTTGGGTTCCCAGGATACGATCATCCGAGACAACCATATCTATCGTTGCGCGGGGATAGGGGGAGTCTGGCTGGATTGGATGGCGCAGGGGACCTGGATGACGGGCAATGTGCTCCACAGCAATAGCCTGGATCTCTTTATGGAGGTGGATCACGGGCCGTTTCTGATTGATCACAACTTGCTCTTGTCATCGAATACACTACGGGACTGGTCTGAGGGCGGGGCCTATGCCCACAATTTGTTTGCCGGGCGGTTGGTCCGGAGTGCGCAGAGCCGACAAACGCCATATCACGTGCCTCATTCGACGGAAGTGGCCGGCTATACCTCGATCCAGGGTGGAGATGATCGTTTCCTGAACAATATCTTTTTGGGCACCGGTTTGTCACAATACAACGGGGCTGTCCGGCCCATGACGGTGAGTGGAAACGTGTATCTCGGCAGTGCTTCGCCAAGTATACATGACGAGCGCGCGGTGACGGATGGAACGTTTAGTCATGGCATGAAGATTACGGAGGATCAAAATGGAGAGTGGTGGCTGGAGTTGGCGCTGAGCCCGGCGTGGACGGCCGCCCACCCTCGTGATTTGGTGAATAGCGAGCTTCTGGGCAAGGCACAAGTGCCAGATGCCAGGTTTGAAATGCCGGACGGAAGTGCGTATGTTTTGGATAAGGATTTCGCCGGACAGGTGAGGGATCAGGCAAACCCGAGACCGGGTCCGTTTTCCACGGTTTCTGATCAGAAGCTCCGGATCAAGGTGTGGCCCAAGTGA
- a CDS encoding PEP-CTERM sorting domain-containing protein (PEP-CTERM proteins occur, often in large numbers, in the proteomes of bacteria that also encode an exosortase, a predicted intramembrane cysteine proteinase. The presence of a PEP-CTERM domain at a protein's C-terminus predicts cleavage within the sorting domain, followed by covalent anchoring to some some component of the (usually Gram-negative) cell surface. Many PEP-CTERM proteins exhibit an unusual sequence composition that includes large numbers of potential glycosylation sites. Expression of one such protein has been shown restore the ability of a bacterium to form floc, a type of biofilm.), translating into MNNKIMQWSLITSASLGFSAGSAQAATVFLGDIHGYNTNTGSTATAADFTSMGVSEDLTGASVNVMTVPTLSSVTGGGLTISFSNPFKGGGKYGTSANALEDDYIFLNQNTGSASTVGTISGLSITLDANTTYSFYLFARGGATNQTSTFTYDGTELSTNDTTTPYAKYTYTTGAVVADTLEFNWKPVGAQTYGVINGFAFVAVPEPSSAALLGLGGVLLVLRRRK; encoded by the coding sequence ATGAATAATAAAATAATGCAGTGGTCATTGATCACGAGTGCCTCATTAGGTTTCTCTGCAGGGTCAGCACAGGCCGCTACCGTTTTCCTCGGTGACATCCACGGTTACAATACAAACACAGGGTCAACTGCCACCGCCGCAGACTTCACCAGCATGGGTGTCTCTGAAGATTTAACGGGAGCCAGCGTCAATGTAATGACGGTTCCCACCCTCAGCAGCGTTACAGGTGGAGGACTTACGATCTCTTTTTCCAACCCCTTCAAAGGAGGTGGTAAATATGGGACTTCCGCGAATGCATTAGAGGATGATTATATCTTTTTGAATCAGAACACTGGTAGTGCAAGCACCGTTGGCACGATTTCAGGTTTAAGCATCACCCTAGATGCTAATACCACTTATTCTTTTTATCTTTTTGCTAGAGGTGGAGCAACCAATCAAACATCAACTTTTACTTACGATGGTACTGAGCTGTCCACAAATGATACGACAACTCCTTATGCTAAATACACATATACCACGGGAGCCGTAGTCGCGGACACGCTTGAGTTTAACTGGAAACCTGTGGGTGCTCAGACCTACGGCGTTATCAATGGCTTTGCTTTCGTAGCGGTTCCCGAGCCTTCATCCGCAGCACTGCTGGGCTTAGGTGGAGTGCTCTTGGTGCTCAGACGCAGGAAGTAG